One Hippocampus zosterae strain Florida chromosome 21, ASM2543408v3, whole genome shotgun sequence genomic region harbors:
- the shank3b gene encoding SH3 and multiple ankyrin repeat domains protein 3 isoform X3 yields MPLSPAADAKHDRPRQQAVTNGNPTGSPVARDDDADDAPSGNSIVVRIGIPDLQQTKCLRLDPELPVWTSKQRVLVTLTQSLSDVLNYGLFQPAFNGRAGKFLDEERLLKEYPLPNITPIPYLEFRYKRRIYTQTYVDDKQLAKLHTKANLKRFMEHVHQKNVEKVSKWLEKGLDPNFHDSDSGECPLTLAVQLEESCELIKVLRSGGAHLDFRTRDGITALHRAVMCRNSSALTTLLDLGASPDYKDSRGLTPLYHSAMVGGAPYCCELLLQDHATLGMTDENGWQEIHQACRHGNVQHLEHLLFYGADMSSQNASGNTALHLCALYNQDSCARVLLFRGANKDIKNYNNQTAFQVAIIAGNFDLAEIIKIHKSSDVVPFRESPSYTKRRRLGAIRSPAGNGLSSPRSLIRSVSDNALESPASSPGPSLQSLETHLDAHTHSLRRHTRRLSPSGGGGHVESSPPSSPPATPQLRKKRLYSAVPGRTFIATRSHVPQGSGEIQLHRGERVKVLSIGEGGFWEGNVKGRTGWFPADCVEEVQMRQYDPRLETREDRTKRLFRHYTVGSYDNYTSYSDYVIEEKMAVLQKRESEGFGFVLRGAKAETPIEEFAPTPAFPALQYLESVDQGGVAWRAGLRTGDFLIEVNGADVVKVGHRQVVALIRQGGSRLLMKVVSVSRKSDTNLLRKKAPPPPKRAPSTSLTLRSKSMTADLEEIARRRRFEKLDDMLAGNAQEVVLRSRPADDFRAATVKQRPTSRRITQAEINSLFERQGLVPPSGPEKSTMALPRGMSRTKSFGTPEDDRISALIHESRFPRSSSLTDSFIPPPPQTAPPPPPSPLFLLDSGPPPSFLPPPPPARGEGLTRSSFKPGAEPRLQELSDTPSRSHAERQRKARSMIILQDTAPQLQPELHAAAAMHVSPSHTSTLSLHTAALGHSPLSRRRGRPIENPYANVGQQAAPAKPQRRKSPLLKQLPVEEQGLKDQDSKSEASAPCSPSRAELYQQQVLSERARVHGRRSSLFLSVEGAVSDNQAPPLLTQSHSMDDLGELPPPAPVLSPSPTPHTFLHPLTGKPLDPSSPLALALAARERALTARTPSPEPRPKHASASATPLPTPAASPEGRHKRSPVPTPQSSPEPRSKRTTPQTSPEQRSKRTTPQSSPELRHKRAAPPLFPDGQVERPEAEGGVTSPAGPSPERWRPVPLANLANESHPALIDRRRSLTVGSSEEEGGAYTVTLPPALLSSSDEETREELRRIGLVTPPPGFAAPPSPLAVTPRRSGEGDAGQDDDEEPRDGSLPPSISLASPPAPPSPSSPPAGHPSLALKPRLRSPIGRGRSALRDPLLKQSSDSELLPSSPASPAATRQPRYLFQRRSKLWGGGEEEGRPAALGGQGSGSALELSGRAESGLDLANRLHLLNKDSHSLGEEPSPLDPGRRSPVGGARCVESGESKSLFSSLGELHTISQRGYGTTYTVRPGSRYPVTRRSPSPSPSPSDRPAGPGSSPSPCSERPDLSSGRGLTILKSSSLSLPSEPKEVRFVMRSASARTRSRSPSPSPHASPCPSPVLSGPLLALRPWRQRPLSLWNKYDVGDWLESVGLAEHRQRFQEHEIEGSHLPALTKDDYVELGVTRLGHRINIERALRQLLDAAT; encoded by the exons ATGCCTCTGAGTCCGGCTGCTGACGCCAAACATGATCGCCCACGCCAACAGGCGGTTACTAACGGCAACCCGACAGGCTCTCCCGTCGCCCGGGACGACGACGCGGATGACGCGCCCTCTGGAAACAGCATCGTGGTCCGCATCGGCATCCCGGACCTGCAGCAGACG aagtgtttgcgGCTGGACCCAGAATTACCCGTTTGGACCAGTAAGCAGAGGGTTCTGGTCACCTTGACTCAGTCTCTGTCGGATGTTTTGAACTATGGTCTCTTCCAGCCGGCGTTCAACGGCCGAGCTGGCAAGTTTCTGGACGAGGAGCGACTTTTGAAAGAGTACCCTCTCCCAAACATCACGCCCATTCCATACCTCGAG TTTCGTTACAAACGCAGAATTTACACGCAGACTTACGTAGACGACAAGCAGCTGGCCAAGCTGCACACTAAA GCCAATCTGAAGCGATTCATGGAACATGTCCACCAGAAGAACGTGGAGAAGGTTTCCAAATGGCTGGAAAAGGGCCTGGATCCAAACTTCCACGACTCAGACAGCGGCG AGTGTCCGCTGACTCTGGCGGTCCAATTGGAGGAGAGCTGCGAGCTCATCAAAGTTCTTCGCAGCGGCGGCGCTCACCTGGACTTCCGCACCAGGGACGGAATCACCGCTCTGCATCGGGCCGTCATGTGCCGCAACAGCTCGGCTCTCACC ACCCTGCTGGACCTGGGTGCGTCTCCGGACTACAAAGACAGCAGGGGGCTGACTCCCCTCTATCACTCCGCCATGGTGGGAGGGGCCCCCTACTGCTGCGAGCTGCTACTGCAGGACCACGCCACGCTCG GCATGACCGACGAGAACGGATGGCAGGAAATCCACCAG GCATGTCGCCATGGGAACGTGCAGCACTTGGAGCACCTGTTGTTTTATGGGGCTGACATGAGCTCCCAGAATGCATCGGGAAACACCGCGCTCCACCTCTGCGCTCTCTACAACCAG GACAGCTGTGCCAGAGTGCTGCTGTTCCGAGGAGCCAACAAGGATATCAAGAACTACAACAACCAGACTGCCTTTCAG GTCGCCATCATCGCCGGGAACTTCGATTTGGCCGAAATCATCAAGATCCACAAAAGTTCTGACGTCG TTCCCTTCCGAGAATCTCCATCGTACACCAAGCGGCGCCGACTGGGAGCCATCAGGTCCCCGGCCGGAAACGGCCTGTCGTCGCCGCGCTCTCTGATTCGCTCGGTGAGCGACAACGCCCTGGAAAGCCCCGCCTCCTCCCCTGGACCGTCCCTACAAAGCCTGGAAACGCACCTCGACGCGCACACGCACTCGCTACGACGACATACGCGCCGCCTCAG TCCGAGTGGCGGCGGAGGTCACGTGGAGAGCAGCCCCCCGTCGTcgccccccgccaccccgcAGTTGAGGAAGAAGCGGCTGTACAGCGCCGTGCCGGGGCGCACCTTCATCGCCACGCGCTCCCACGTGCCCCAGGGCTCCGGAGAGATCCAGCTGCACCGCGGCGAGAGGGTGAAAG TTCTGTCCATTGGTGAAGGTGGATTCTGGGAAGGCAACGTGAAAGGAAGAACAGGCTGGTTTCCTGCCGACTGCGTTGAAGAAGTTCAGATGAGGCAGTATGACCCCAGGCTTG AGACGAGGGAGGACCGCACCAAGAGGCTCTTCAGACATTACACGGTGGGCTCGTACGACAACTACACCTCTTACAG CGACTACGTGATTGAGGAGAAGATGGCCGTGCTGcagaagagagagagcgaaGGATTTGGCTTTGTCCTGCGGGGAGCCAAAG CCGAGACTCCCATCGAGGAGTTTGCCCCCACGCCGGCGTTCCCCGCCCTGCAGTACCTGGAGTCTGTGGACCAGGGTGGCGTGGCCTGGAGAGCCGGTCTACGGACTGGAGACTTCCTCATTGAG GTGAACGGCGCAGATGTGGTGAAGGTCGGCCATCGCCAGGTGGTGGCGCTCATCCGTCAGGGCGGCAGCCGCCTGCTCATGAAGGTCGTATCCGTTTCCCGCAAATCCGACACCAACCTGCTCAGAAAGAAAG cccctccccctcccaagcGAGCCCCCAGTACTTCGTTGACTCTTCGATCCAAGTCCATGACCGCTGACCTGGAGGAGATAG CCAGGAGGAGGCGTTTTG AGAAACTGGATGACATGTTGGCGGGGAACGCACAGGAAGTTGTTCTGCGGTCCCGGCCCGCCGATGACTTCCGGGCGGCCACGGTGAAGCAGCGGCCCACCAGCCGCAGAATCACTCAGGCTGAGATTAAT TCGTTGTTTGAGCGCCAAGGTCTGGTCCCGCCTTCCGGTCCGGAGAAGAGCACCATGGCGCTGCCCCGAGGAATGTCCAGAACCAAAAGTTTTG GCACCCCCGAGGACGACCGCATCTCCGCTCTGATCCACGAAAGTCGCTTTCCTCGCAGCTCCTCTCTGACCGACAGCTTCATCCCGCCGCCTCCCCAGACGGCGCCGCCTCCGCCTCCATCCCCGCTCTTCCTCCTGGACTCGGGGCCGCCCCCCTCCTTCCTGCCGCCTCCTCCCCCCGCCCGAGGGGAGGGCCTGACCCGGTCCAGCTTCAAACCGGGAGCCGAGCCCAGGCTGCAGGAGCTCTCGGACACGCCGTCCAGGAGCCACGCCGAGCGCCAGAGGAAGGCCCGCTCCATGATCATCCTGCAGGATACCGCGCCTCAGCTGCAGCCCGAGttgcacgccgccgccgccatgcaCGTGTCCCCCTCGCACACTTCCACGCTGTCTCTCCACACCGCCGCCCTCGGACACTCGCCGTTGTCGCGCCGCAGAGGACGGCCCATCGAAAATCCATACGCCAACGTGGGACAGCAGGCCGCCCCGGCCAAACCGCAAAGGAGGAAGTCACCTCTGCTCAAACAACTTCCCGTGGAGGAGCAAG GGCTCAAAGACCAGGACTCAAAGTCGGAGGCCAGCGCCCCGTGCAGCCCCAGCAGGGCGGAGCTCTACCAGCAGCAGGTTCTGTCGGAGCGCGCTCGCGTCCACGGCCGCCGCTCCTCCCTCTTCCTATCCGTAGAGGGCGCCGTCTCCGACAACCAGGCGCCTCCTCTCCTGACCCAGAGTCACTCCATGGACGACCTGGGCGAGCTTCCGCCACCCGCGCCCGTCCTTTCGCCCTCGCCGACCCCGCACACGTTCCTGCACCCGCTGACCGGCAAGCCTCTGG ATCCTTCGTCTCCACTCGCCCTGGCTCTGGCCGCACGGGAACGAGCGCTCACCGCCCGCACGCCGAGCCCCGAGCCGCGACCCAAACACGCCTCGGCCTCCGCCACCCCTCTCCCCACCCCGGCCGCCAGCCCGGAGGGCCGCCATAAGCGCAGCCCGGTGCCCACCCCGCAGAGCAGCCCCGAACCCCGCTCCAAGCGCACCACCCCGCAGACCAGCCCTGAGCAGCGAAGCAAGCGGACCACCCCTCAGAGCAGCCCCGAGCTGCGCCACAAGCGCGCGGCTCCGCCTCTCTTCCCCGACGGGCAGGTGGAGCGTCCCGAGGCGGAGGGCGGAGTGACCTCGCCCGCCGGGCCGTCGCCTGAACGCTGGAGACCCGTCCCGCTGGCGAACCTGGCCAACGAGAGCCACCCGGctttgattgacaggcggaGAAGCCTGACCGTCGGGAGCTCGGAGGAAGAGGGCGGTGCCTATACGGTGACCCTCCCGCCCGCGCTGTTGTCATCCAgcgacgaggagacgagagaggagCTCCGCCGGATCGGCCTGGTGACACCGCCCCCCGGTTTCGccgccccaccctcccccctcgCCGTAACCCCGCGGCGGAGCGGCGAGGGCGATGCGGGCcaggacgacgacgaggagcCTCGTGACGGCTCGCTGCCTCCCTCCATCAGCTTGGCGTCGCCGCCCGCACCGCCTTCCCCCTCCTCGCCGCCCGCCGGCCACCCCTCCTTGGCTCTCAAACCCCGCCTGCGCTCACCCATCGGCCGTGGCCGCTCGGCCCTCAGGGACCCCCTGCTCAAGCAGTCGTCCGACAGCGAGCTGCTCCCGTCCTCGCCCGCCTCCCCGGCGGCCACCCGCCAGCCGCGCTACCTCTTCCAGCGCCGCTCCAAGCTGTGGGGGGGCGGCGAAGAGGAGGGCCGTCCCGCCGCACTGGGCGGCCAAGGGTCCGGCTCGGCCCTGGAGTTGAGCGGCAGGGCGGAGTCGGGCCTGGACCTTGCCAACAGGCTCCACCTCCTCAACAAAGATAGCCACTCCCTGGGGGAGGAGCCAAGCCCTCTCGACCCCGGTCGCAGGTCCCCAGTGGGCGGGGCCAG atGTGTGGAGAGTGGAGAGAGCAAATC GTTGTTCTCCAGTCTGGGCGAGCTGCACACCATTTCCCAGCGCGGGTACGGCACCACCTACACGGTCCGCCCGGGAAGTCGCTACCCCGTCACCCGCCGCAGCCCCTCCCCGTCGCCCTCCCCCTCCGACAGGCCGGCGGGCCCGGGCTCCTCCCCCTCGCCCTGCTCGGAGCGCCCGGACCTGAGCTCGGGCCGCGGTCTGACCATCCTCAAGTCGTCCAGCCTCAGCCTGCCGTCGGAACCCAAGGAGGTCCGCTTCGTCATGCGCAGCGCCAGCGCCCGAACCCGCTCCCGCTCGCCTTCGCCCTCGCCGCACGCCTCCCCGTGCCCGTCGCCCGTCCTCAGCGGCCCCCTGCTGGCGCTCAGGCCCTGGAGGCAGCGCCCGCTCAGCTTGTGGAACAAGTACGACGTGGGCGACTGGTTGGAGAGCGTGGGGCTGGCCGAGCATCGCCAGCGCTTCCAGGAGCACGAGATCGAAGGCTCGCACCTTCCCGCCCTCACCAAGGACGACTACGTGGAGCTGGGCGTCACCCGGCTGGGCCACCGCATCAACATCGAGCGGGCCCTCAGGCAACTGCTGGACGCCGCCACTTGA
- the shank3b gene encoding SH3 and multiple ankyrin repeat domains protein 3 isoform X2, translated as MPLSPAADAKHDRPRQQAVTNGNPTGSPVARDDDADDAPSGNSIVVRIGIPDLQQTKCLRLDPELPVWTSKQRVLVTLTQSLSDVLNYGLFQPAFNGRAGKFLDEERLLKEYPLPNITPIPYLEFRYKRRIYTQTYVDDKQLAKLHTKANLKRFMEHVHQKNVEKVSKWLEKGLDPNFHDSDSGECPLTLAVQLEESCELIKVLRSGGAHLDFRTRDGITALHRAVMCRNSSALTTLLDLGASPDYKDSRGLTPLYHSAMVGGAPYCCELLLQDHATLGMTDENGWQEIHQACRHGNVQHLEHLLFYGADMSSQNASGNTALHLCALYNQDSCARVLLFRGANKDIKNYNNQTAFQVAIIAGNFDLAEIIKIHKSSDVAVPFRESPSYTKRRRLGAIRSPAGNGLSSPRSLIRSVSDNALESPASSPGPSLQSLETHLDAHTHSLRRHTRRLSPSGGGGHVESSPPSSPPATPQLRKKRLYSAVPGRTFIATRSHVPQGSGEIQLHRGERVKVLSIGEGGFWEGNVKGRTGWFPADCVEEVQMRQYDPRLETREDRTKRLFRHYTVGSYDNYTSYSDYVIEEKMAVLQKRESEGFGFVLRGAKAETPIEEFAPTPAFPALQYLESVDQGGVAWRAGLRTGDFLIEVNGADVVKVGHRQVVALIRQGGSRLLMKVVSVSRKSDTNLLRKKAPPPPKRAPSTSLTLRSKSMTADLEEIARRRRFEKLDDMLAGNAQEVVLRSRPADDFRAATVKQRPTSRRITQAEINSLFERQGLVPPSGPEKSTMALPRGMSRTKSFGTPEDDRISALIHESRFPRSSSLTDSFIPPPPQTAPPPPPSPLFLLDSGPPPSFLPPPPPARGEGLTRSSFKPGAEPRLQELSDTPSRSHAERQRKARSMIILQDTAPQLQPELHAAAAMHVSPSHTSTLSLHTAALGHSPLSRRRGRPIENPYANVGQQAAPAKPQRRKSPLLKQLPVEEQGLKDQDSKSEASAPCSPSRAELYQQQVLSERARVHGRRSSLFLSVEGAVSDNQAPPLLTQSHSMDDLGELPPPAPVLSPSPTPHTFLHPLTGKPLDPSSPLALALAARERALTARTPSPEPRPKHASASATPLPTPAASPEGRHKRSPVPTPQSSPEPRSKRTTPQTSPEQRSKRTTPQSSPELRHKRAAPPLFPDGQVERPEAEGGVTSPAGPSPERWRPVPLANLANESHPALIDRRRSLTVGSSEEEGGAYTVTLPPALLSSSDEETREELRRIGLVTPPPGFAAPPSPLAVTPRRSGEGDAGQDDDEEPRDGSLPPSISLASPPAPPSPSSPPAGHPSLALKPRLRSPIGRGRSALRDPLLKQSSDSELLPSSPASPAATRQPRYLFQRRSKLWGGGEEEGRPAALGGQGSGSALELSGRAESGLDLANRLHLLNKDSHSLGEEPSPLDPGRRSPVGGARCVESGESKSLFSSLGELHTISQRGYGTTYTVRPGSRYPVTRRSPSPSPSPSDRPAGPGSSPSPCSERPDLSSGRGLTILKSSSLSLPSEPKEVRFVMRSASARTRSRSPSPSPHASPCPSPVLSGPLLALRPWRQRPLSLWNKYDVGDWLESVGLAEHRQRFQEHEIEGSHLPALTKDDYVELGVTRLGHRINIERALRQLLDAAT; from the exons ATGCCTCTGAGTCCGGCTGCTGACGCCAAACATGATCGCCCACGCCAACAGGCGGTTACTAACGGCAACCCGACAGGCTCTCCCGTCGCCCGGGACGACGACGCGGATGACGCGCCCTCTGGAAACAGCATCGTGGTCCGCATCGGCATCCCGGACCTGCAGCAGACG aagtgtttgcgGCTGGACCCAGAATTACCCGTTTGGACCAGTAAGCAGAGGGTTCTGGTCACCTTGACTCAGTCTCTGTCGGATGTTTTGAACTATGGTCTCTTCCAGCCGGCGTTCAACGGCCGAGCTGGCAAGTTTCTGGACGAGGAGCGACTTTTGAAAGAGTACCCTCTCCCAAACATCACGCCCATTCCATACCTCGAG TTTCGTTACAAACGCAGAATTTACACGCAGACTTACGTAGACGACAAGCAGCTGGCCAAGCTGCACACTAAA GCCAATCTGAAGCGATTCATGGAACATGTCCACCAGAAGAACGTGGAGAAGGTTTCCAAATGGCTGGAAAAGGGCCTGGATCCAAACTTCCACGACTCAGACAGCGGCG AGTGTCCGCTGACTCTGGCGGTCCAATTGGAGGAGAGCTGCGAGCTCATCAAAGTTCTTCGCAGCGGCGGCGCTCACCTGGACTTCCGCACCAGGGACGGAATCACCGCTCTGCATCGGGCCGTCATGTGCCGCAACAGCTCGGCTCTCACC ACCCTGCTGGACCTGGGTGCGTCTCCGGACTACAAAGACAGCAGGGGGCTGACTCCCCTCTATCACTCCGCCATGGTGGGAGGGGCCCCCTACTGCTGCGAGCTGCTACTGCAGGACCACGCCACGCTCG GCATGACCGACGAGAACGGATGGCAGGAAATCCACCAG GCATGTCGCCATGGGAACGTGCAGCACTTGGAGCACCTGTTGTTTTATGGGGCTGACATGAGCTCCCAGAATGCATCGGGAAACACCGCGCTCCACCTCTGCGCTCTCTACAACCAG GACAGCTGTGCCAGAGTGCTGCTGTTCCGAGGAGCCAACAAGGATATCAAGAACTACAACAACCAGACTGCCTTTCAG GTCGCCATCATCGCCGGGAACTTCGATTTGGCCGAAATCATCAAGATCCACAAAAGTTCTGACGTCG CAGTTCCCTTCCGAGAATCTCCATCGTACACCAAGCGGCGCCGACTGGGAGCCATCAGGTCCCCGGCCGGAAACGGCCTGTCGTCGCCGCGCTCTCTGATTCGCTCGGTGAGCGACAACGCCCTGGAAAGCCCCGCCTCCTCCCCTGGACCGTCCCTACAAAGCCTGGAAACGCACCTCGACGCGCACACGCACTCGCTACGACGACATACGCGCCGCCTCAG TCCGAGTGGCGGCGGAGGTCACGTGGAGAGCAGCCCCCCGTCGTcgccccccgccaccccgcAGTTGAGGAAGAAGCGGCTGTACAGCGCCGTGCCGGGGCGCACCTTCATCGCCACGCGCTCCCACGTGCCCCAGGGCTCCGGAGAGATCCAGCTGCACCGCGGCGAGAGGGTGAAAG TTCTGTCCATTGGTGAAGGTGGATTCTGGGAAGGCAACGTGAAAGGAAGAACAGGCTGGTTTCCTGCCGACTGCGTTGAAGAAGTTCAGATGAGGCAGTATGACCCCAGGCTTG AGACGAGGGAGGACCGCACCAAGAGGCTCTTCAGACATTACACGGTGGGCTCGTACGACAACTACACCTCTTACAG CGACTACGTGATTGAGGAGAAGATGGCCGTGCTGcagaagagagagagcgaaGGATTTGGCTTTGTCCTGCGGGGAGCCAAAG CCGAGACTCCCATCGAGGAGTTTGCCCCCACGCCGGCGTTCCCCGCCCTGCAGTACCTGGAGTCTGTGGACCAGGGTGGCGTGGCCTGGAGAGCCGGTCTACGGACTGGAGACTTCCTCATTGAG GTGAACGGCGCAGATGTGGTGAAGGTCGGCCATCGCCAGGTGGTGGCGCTCATCCGTCAGGGCGGCAGCCGCCTGCTCATGAAGGTCGTATCCGTTTCCCGCAAATCCGACACCAACCTGCTCAGAAAGAAAG cccctccccctcccaagcGAGCCCCCAGTACTTCGTTGACTCTTCGATCCAAGTCCATGACCGCTGACCTGGAGGAGATAG CCAGGAGGAGGCGTTTTG AGAAACTGGATGACATGTTGGCGGGGAACGCACAGGAAGTTGTTCTGCGGTCCCGGCCCGCCGATGACTTCCGGGCGGCCACGGTGAAGCAGCGGCCCACCAGCCGCAGAATCACTCAGGCTGAGATTAAT TCGTTGTTTGAGCGCCAAGGTCTGGTCCCGCCTTCCGGTCCGGAGAAGAGCACCATGGCGCTGCCCCGAGGAATGTCCAGAACCAAAAGTTTTG GCACCCCCGAGGACGACCGCATCTCCGCTCTGATCCACGAAAGTCGCTTTCCTCGCAGCTCCTCTCTGACCGACAGCTTCATCCCGCCGCCTCCCCAGACGGCGCCGCCTCCGCCTCCATCCCCGCTCTTCCTCCTGGACTCGGGGCCGCCCCCCTCCTTCCTGCCGCCTCCTCCCCCCGCCCGAGGGGAGGGCCTGACCCGGTCCAGCTTCAAACCGGGAGCCGAGCCCAGGCTGCAGGAGCTCTCGGACACGCCGTCCAGGAGCCACGCCGAGCGCCAGAGGAAGGCCCGCTCCATGATCATCCTGCAGGATACCGCGCCTCAGCTGCAGCCCGAGttgcacgccgccgccgccatgcaCGTGTCCCCCTCGCACACTTCCACGCTGTCTCTCCACACCGCCGCCCTCGGACACTCGCCGTTGTCGCGCCGCAGAGGACGGCCCATCGAAAATCCATACGCCAACGTGGGACAGCAGGCCGCCCCGGCCAAACCGCAAAGGAGGAAGTCACCTCTGCTCAAACAACTTCCCGTGGAGGAGCAAG GGCTCAAAGACCAGGACTCAAAGTCGGAGGCCAGCGCCCCGTGCAGCCCCAGCAGGGCGGAGCTCTACCAGCAGCAGGTTCTGTCGGAGCGCGCTCGCGTCCACGGCCGCCGCTCCTCCCTCTTCCTATCCGTAGAGGGCGCCGTCTCCGACAACCAGGCGCCTCCTCTCCTGACCCAGAGTCACTCCATGGACGACCTGGGCGAGCTTCCGCCACCCGCGCCCGTCCTTTCGCCCTCGCCGACCCCGCACACGTTCCTGCACCCGCTGACCGGCAAGCCTCTGG ATCCTTCGTCTCCACTCGCCCTGGCTCTGGCCGCACGGGAACGAGCGCTCACCGCCCGCACGCCGAGCCCCGAGCCGCGACCCAAACACGCCTCGGCCTCCGCCACCCCTCTCCCCACCCCGGCCGCCAGCCCGGAGGGCCGCCATAAGCGCAGCCCGGTGCCCACCCCGCAGAGCAGCCCCGAACCCCGCTCCAAGCGCACCACCCCGCAGACCAGCCCTGAGCAGCGAAGCAAGCGGACCACCCCTCAGAGCAGCCCCGAGCTGCGCCACAAGCGCGCGGCTCCGCCTCTCTTCCCCGACGGGCAGGTGGAGCGTCCCGAGGCGGAGGGCGGAGTGACCTCGCCCGCCGGGCCGTCGCCTGAACGCTGGAGACCCGTCCCGCTGGCGAACCTGGCCAACGAGAGCCACCCGGctttgattgacaggcggaGAAGCCTGACCGTCGGGAGCTCGGAGGAAGAGGGCGGTGCCTATACGGTGACCCTCCCGCCCGCGCTGTTGTCATCCAgcgacgaggagacgagagaggagCTCCGCCGGATCGGCCTGGTGACACCGCCCCCCGGTTTCGccgccccaccctcccccctcgCCGTAACCCCGCGGCGGAGCGGCGAGGGCGATGCGGGCcaggacgacgacgaggagcCTCGTGACGGCTCGCTGCCTCCCTCCATCAGCTTGGCGTCGCCGCCCGCACCGCCTTCCCCCTCCTCGCCGCCCGCCGGCCACCCCTCCTTGGCTCTCAAACCCCGCCTGCGCTCACCCATCGGCCGTGGCCGCTCGGCCCTCAGGGACCCCCTGCTCAAGCAGTCGTCCGACAGCGAGCTGCTCCCGTCCTCGCCCGCCTCCCCGGCGGCCACCCGCCAGCCGCGCTACCTCTTCCAGCGCCGCTCCAAGCTGTGGGGGGGCGGCGAAGAGGAGGGCCGTCCCGCCGCACTGGGCGGCCAAGGGTCCGGCTCGGCCCTGGAGTTGAGCGGCAGGGCGGAGTCGGGCCTGGACCTTGCCAACAGGCTCCACCTCCTCAACAAAGATAGCCACTCCCTGGGGGAGGAGCCAAGCCCTCTCGACCCCGGTCGCAGGTCCCCAGTGGGCGGGGCCAG atGTGTGGAGAGTGGAGAGAGCAAATC GTTGTTCTCCAGTCTGGGCGAGCTGCACACCATTTCCCAGCGCGGGTACGGCACCACCTACACGGTCCGCCCGGGAAGTCGCTACCCCGTCACCCGCCGCAGCCCCTCCCCGTCGCCCTCCCCCTCCGACAGGCCGGCGGGCCCGGGCTCCTCCCCCTCGCCCTGCTCGGAGCGCCCGGACCTGAGCTCGGGCCGCGGTCTGACCATCCTCAAGTCGTCCAGCCTCAGCCTGCCGTCGGAACCCAAGGAGGTCCGCTTCGTCATGCGCAGCGCCAGCGCCCGAACCCGCTCCCGCTCGCCTTCGCCCTCGCCGCACGCCTCCCCGTGCCCGTCGCCCGTCCTCAGCGGCCCCCTGCTGGCGCTCAGGCCCTGGAGGCAGCGCCCGCTCAGCTTGTGGAACAAGTACGACGTGGGCGACTGGTTGGAGAGCGTGGGGCTGGCCGAGCATCGCCAGCGCTTCCAGGAGCACGAGATCGAAGGCTCGCACCTTCCCGCCCTCACCAAGGACGACTACGTGGAGCTGGGCGTCACCCGGCTGGGCCACCGCATCAACATCGAGCGGGCCCTCAGGCAACTGCTGGACGCCGCCACTTGA